Proteins from one uncultured Fusobacterium sp. genomic window:
- a CDS encoding HutP family protein, with the protein MQYKSKDIAKVSIEMAMSSREEEQELKEKYIKKGIKTAAVDIGGNVVESIPKILERTLVAAKRNGLISESHVYEGAVTGATREAIDQILDKSVGFNVGGKIGIARCQEHLSICIFLTIGMFRLDEVVIGLGHRAVPNE; encoded by the coding sequence ATGCAATATAAAAGTAAGGATATAGCTAAAGTATCTATTGAGATGGCTATGAGTAGTAGAGAAGAAGAGCAAGAACTTAAAGAAAAATATATAAAAAAAGGAATCAAAACCGCTGCTGTGGATATTGGAGGAAATGTTGTTGAATCTATCCCTAAAATATTAGAAAGAACTTTAGTTGCAGCTAAAAGAAATGGACTTATTTCTGAATCTCATGTGTATGAAGGAGCTGTTACTGGGGCAACTAGAGAGGCTATTGATCAAATTTTAGATAAATCAGTAGGTTTTAATGTTGGAGGAAAAATTGGAATAGCTAGATGTCAAGAACACTTATCTATCTGTATCTTTTTAACTATTGGAATGTTTAGGTTAGATGAAGTTGTTATAGGGCTAGGACATAGAGCAGTTCCAAATGAATAA